A single genomic interval of Shinella zoogloeoides harbors:
- a CDS encoding carbon-nitrogen hydrolase family protein, which yields MRIAALQMHAIAGDGEANLQRIAAAAADAAGGGAKLLIVPELAVTGYGAGDAAFTRLASPATGDVAARLGAIARDNGIAIVAGFAEREGALTYNSALFTDGIGTNAVYRKSHLYGDYERDVFQPGTPASVMVELGGVRLGMLICYDVEFPENVRRLALAGADLVVVPTALPKGSSGTFIANHMIQVRAFENQVFVAYINHCGADDRFTYAGLSRIAAPDGKLLAEAPAEGETLLFAEIRPGDYATSRAENTYLVDLGRPDRQA from the coding sequence ATGCGGATCGCCGCCCTCCAGATGCATGCCATCGCCGGCGACGGCGAAGCCAATCTCCAGCGCATCGCGGCTGCCGCCGCCGATGCCGCAGGCGGCGGTGCCAAGCTGCTGATCGTGCCGGAACTTGCCGTCACCGGCTACGGAGCGGGAGACGCTGCCTTCACCCGGCTGGCCTCGCCGGCGACGGGCGACGTCGCGGCCCGGCTCGGCGCCATCGCACGGGACAACGGCATCGCCATCGTCGCGGGCTTTGCCGAGCGGGAGGGTGCGCTGACCTATAACAGCGCGCTCTTCACCGATGGCATCGGCACCAATGCTGTCTATCGCAAGTCCCATCTCTACGGCGATTACGAGCGCGACGTCTTCCAGCCCGGCACTCCCGCCTCGGTCATGGTGGAACTTGGCGGCGTGCGCCTCGGCATGCTGATCTGCTACGATGTGGAGTTTCCGGAAAACGTGCGCCGTCTGGCGCTGGCCGGCGCCGATCTCGTCGTCGTGCCGACCGCCTTGCCGAAAGGCTCTTCCGGCACCTTCATCGCCAACCACATGATCCAGGTTCGCGCCTTCGAAAACCAGGTTTTCGTCGCCTATATCAACCATTGCGGCGCGGACGACCGCTTCACTTATGCCGGCCTTTCCCGCATCGCCGCCCCGGACGGCAAGCTGCTGGCTGAGGCCCCGGCGGAGGGCGAGACCCTGCTCTTCGCGGAAATCCGCCCCGGCGACTATGCGACGTCCCGCGCGGAAAACACCTATCTCGTCGATCTCGGCCGGCCTGACCGTCAGGCCTGA
- a CDS encoding ABC transporter permease: MNTFLQRAYLGLVGLFLSLPIIVVAGVSVNEKQTLAFPPQGFSLSWYGEIFANAEWRNALFASVTLAALSAAVALLIALPLAWFLWRRDAPWANIFQLLGIAPFTLPPVITALGLLTFWATTGFYGQPVTAVISHAIFFVTLPLVTLSLGFSSIDRSLVEAAATMGADDRTIFRTVVLPLILPYLVSGYAFAFVLSLNEYIVAYMTIGFTMETLPIKIFNALRYGYTPTMASVTVLFVAIAATIFGLVARFGDLPRLLGAMPSKD; the protein is encoded by the coding sequence GCGCCTATCTCGGCCTCGTTGGCCTCTTTCTCTCGCTGCCGATCATCGTCGTCGCGGGCGTTTCGGTGAACGAGAAGCAGACGCTCGCCTTCCCGCCGCAGGGCTTCTCGCTGAGCTGGTACGGCGAGATCTTCGCAAATGCCGAATGGCGCAACGCGCTCTTCGCCTCGGTGACGCTCGCCGCCCTTTCGGCCGCCGTTGCGCTCCTGATCGCGCTGCCGCTCGCCTGGTTCCTCTGGCGGCGCGATGCGCCCTGGGCGAACATCTTCCAGCTTCTCGGCATCGCGCCTTTCACGCTGCCGCCGGTCATCACCGCGCTCGGCCTCCTCACCTTCTGGGCGACGACCGGCTTCTACGGTCAGCCGGTGACCGCTGTCATCAGCCACGCCATCTTCTTCGTGACGCTGCCGCTGGTGACGCTCTCGCTGGGCTTCTCCTCCATAGATCGCTCGCTTGTGGAAGCCGCTGCGACCATGGGTGCGGACGACCGGACGATCTTCCGCACCGTGGTCCTGCCGCTGATCCTGCCCTATCTCGTTTCCGGCTACGCCTTCGCCTTCGTGCTGTCGCTCAACGAATATATCGTGGCCTACATGACGATCGGCTTCACCATGGAGACGCTGCCGATCAAGATCTTCAACGCGCTGCGCTACGGCTATACGCCGACGATGGCCTCGGTCACGGTTCTTTTCGTCGCGATCGCCGCCACCATCTTCGGTCTCGTCGCGCGCTTCGGTGACCTGCCGAGGCTGCTCGGCGCGATGCCGTCAAAGGACTAG